The following proteins are encoded in a genomic region of Polycladomyces zharkentensis:
- a CDS encoding YdcF family protein: MQLKIAGLLGMVLFGIAGLSVLLYWWPSVSRYDAAPVPAEQKQAALVLGAALWNDRPSPALLERLEMAVKLYEQKKVRYLVLSGGPEGNGVTEAQAMKDYLISRGVPAASLILEDRSRNTKENLRFSKRILDEHHWDDVYLVTHDYHQYRALQYAARAGIRAVPAPVHSQVLWMPYHKARECLALVKLTLFSR; encoded by the coding sequence ATGCAGCTGAAAATCGCAGGATTGTTGGGAATGGTATTGTTTGGCATCGCTGGTTTGTCCGTGCTGCTCTACTGGTGGCCGTCCGTTTCCCGATACGATGCAGCCCCTGTGCCTGCAGAACAGAAACAGGCCGCTCTCGTGTTGGGAGCGGCCTTGTGGAATGATCGTCCCAGTCCGGCATTGTTGGAGCGTTTGGAAATGGCCGTAAAATTGTATGAACAGAAAAAAGTCCGCTATCTTGTGTTGTCCGGTGGGCCGGAGGGAAACGGCGTGACAGAAGCGCAAGCGATGAAGGATTATCTCATCTCCCGCGGTGTGCCGGCAGCGTCGCTGATATTGGAAGACCGATCGCGCAATACCAAAGAAAATCTTCGTTTTTCCAAACGGATCTTGGATGAGCATCATTGGGATGATGTGTATTTGGTGACGCATGACTACCATCAATACCGCGCTTTGCAATATGCCGCACGCGCCGGTATTCGCGCCGTTCCCGCGCCGGTTCATTCACAAGTGTTGTGGATGCCGTACCACAAAGCACGTGAATGTTTGGCGCTAGTCAAATTGACCTTGTTCAGCCGGTGA